A part of Cryptococcus neoformans var. neoformans JEC21 chromosome 4 sequence genomic DNA contains:
- a CDS encoding bud site selection-related protein, putative — translation MAENNEKITAETTTSKHEPRTSGTRYLKLSRLPTLQEVLDRRTRPPLDLFCFYIFLQRELSEDALDFWLDVQQHENLCKAYFKDIRRSGRSIQDEWPEFAEYARANGTHFAPLLSLPSEPPSPSPASPDLGSYIASPVPGSTDFDFSRSPVLDTRARRDTESHGRPAQHSTLSPTRINSQAQRGERQRDRPSTAPSQEMSLKGKRKSKAPTVIARDRAIEKNALLESAERIFYRYLFDGGEREIYLPPSLRVYNFPESISGDVSPLIPDLFHAQKVYVFKALEQDAFPRFLRAKAFANLTPLGSIVRLVAGLFCLWGAFVLAFSLIFLDFKPRLTRLWLILPFLFGFVLLLSSYYSLSPLLFACNVSETTPFHFIRVREPYVRKLIAIRAGIIVGASVLLTVIFVVIFTVVPGHRL, via the exons ATGGCAGAAAACAACGAGAAGATAACTGCCGAAACCACAACATCAAAACATGAGCCCCGAACTTCTGGTACACGTTACTTGAAACTCAGCCGTTTACCCACCCTACAGGAGGTATTGGACAGAAGAACTAGACCACCTCTGGATTTGTTCTGCTTCTAT ATCTTTTTGCAAAGGGAACTTTCTGAGGACGCGTTAGATTTTTGGCTGGATGTGCAACAGCATGAGAATTTGTGCAAAGCATATTTCAAG GACATCCGTCGCTCAGGCCGTTCAATACAAGACGAATGGCCTGAATTCGCAGAATACGCACGGGCAAACGGTACACACTTtgctcctctcctttctctcccttcgGAACCTCCTTCGCCCAGCCCAGCTTCCCCCGACCTTGGCTCCTATATTGCATCACCCGTACCCGGTTCCACTGATTTTGATTTCTCGCGCTCGCCCGTCCTTGATACACGGGCGAGGCGGGATACAGAATCACATGGTAGACCTGCGCAACACTCGACTCTGTCCCCCACGCGGATAAATAGTCAGGCTCAGCGAGGAGAGAGGCAAAGAGATCGGCCAAGTACGGCACCAAGCCAGGAGATGAGTCTGAAGGGTAAAAGGAAAAGCAAAGCGCCTACAGTAATCGCAAGGGATAGGGCCATTGAGAAAAACGCGCTGTTGGAAAGTGCAGAGAGGATATTTTACAGATATCTGTTCGACgggggggagagggagattTATCTACC ACCATCCTTAAGAGTTTACAACTTCCCTGAATCCATCAGCGGAGATGTGTCCCCTCTCATTCCTGACCTTTTCCATGCTCAAAAAGTCTATGTCTTCAAGGCCCTTGAACAAGATGCCTTTCCTCGGTTCCTGCGAGCTAAAGCCTTTGCCAATCTGACTCCCCTGGGAAGCATTGTCAGATTAGTCGCTGGCCTATTTTGCCTTTGGGGAGCATTTGTTTTGGCATTTTCGTTGATTTTTTTGGATTTCAAGCCACGCTTGACGCGACTGTGG CTCATCTTGCCGTTCCTTTTCGGctttgttcttcttctctcatcatATTACTCTCTCTCACCTCTATTATTCGCCTGCAATGTCTCTGAAACTACCCCTTTCCACTTTATCCGAGTCCGTGAACCATATGTTCGCAAGCTCATTGCCATCCGAGCTGGGATCATTGTCGGAGCGTCGGTACTTTTGACAGTTATATTTGTCGTTATATTTACTGTCGTCCCCGGTCACAGACTGTAG